The genomic region GAAAGGGGACTGCAAAAGGAGAGATTAAAGTACTTCCAACACCTGTTACTGTATAGCCAAAACAGATTGTTTCACTTCTCCCTTTTGATCAGTCGTGGTCATTTATGCTTCCATTTGCCTTTATGTTCTGTTCTTGGTACTTGTGAAGCTGCTCCATGAAGCCAGGATTTGGACAAGCTGCAGGCCTTGCATTTTTCACTATGGAAAAGGCTCTAGCAAAACTCAGTCTTTCTGAATTCATTAGAAAACCAATGACTACTGCCGCTGCACGAGAGACTCCTGCATTACAGTGGACCAGTACCACACCATCCTTcaagaaacaaatgaaacattAATTGGCATATTCATTAAGTAGTTTGCAATAAGTATTATAAACTATACATAAAATCTATTAGGATTAAAAGCTCCTTGCTGACctcaaagtaaatatttgcacATATAAGTAATTCCAAAcacagagatatatatatataaaagccccaaattatttttctaaccAAAGCCACGTTATTACTATCAAATACTTCAAACGTAATTCATACCTTAGaactaaaaaaacccatgttcctccatccccttccccaagACCTTGCAGCAGCTCCCCCTCATGTAAAAACCACAGTCACAGACATCTGGGATACTGATGTATCAGATCTAATTGGGTgacaattgaaaaataaattttatttgcaaTACAGACTGTGTCTTGTTACCAGGTTAAAAACATAGCAAGGCAGCAAACAGCTAGGCACAGAAGCAGATTTTACAACATCTTGTAGCTTCAGTCGCATGCTTCTTGCCTACTCTGGAGTTCTTCAGTGAAGATTCTGGGTAAGGAGGATAATGCACAGGaacaggaaaaccagaaaagataTCATGTGATTTGCAACAAATCTCTACCTCCCCATCACACCGTAGGTACAATTGTAGCGGTTGGTACAGCTGGTACCAACTAAGGTCCCTTAACTGGGGGACAAAGGTGCAAAATCCCACGCTACTGAACCTCCCATAAATTCACAAATAAGTCTCCTGGGGGTTAAATTCAGGCTCATCctgaattatatttaaaaagaatttttttatcttACTTAAAAGACAACTAGACAGGCTAGTGTGGCTTAGGCAACATTTGCAGTGCCCAGGCTTTGTGTTTGTACGCCCAACTATGACCTGGAAAAAGCTTGGTCCAAACTGTTGGTCAAATGcaattttcaccaaaaaaaacccaacccaaatccCTAGTGTCTCCATATTCTGAATAAAGATACTGAAACATGACACAACGTGCTCAGATATTTGAGGCTAAAGAGATATATTCTAGATACAAACAGCCTGCTCCGTCTGCCCTTAGCAAGCACAAATTACTCAACGAGCATTTTACACACAGGAAAAATAGGCCTTGTAGCCACTGGGGTTCCTGTGCAGGAAGGTTATGACTTATGTTACCGACCTGGGAGTTGCAATTATTATTAAACATTCAGAGCAGAAAATGGATCCTGCTCCAAAAATCTTCCAGTTtaaataataagaccaaaaaaaagtatgaaattgAGTGTTATTATCCTTGTTTAAGAAATGCCAAGCTGACACCAGATGAACAACTTGCTCAAGGTAACACAAGATTATGGCAGAGCTAAGAACAGAACCTGAGCTCCTGCATCCCAGCACTACAAATCACAataccgcttttttttttttttgcgccaTGGAAATCACATCCCCTTTTCACCGTCTGCTGGAAACTGTAATCTTCATTCCGTTTCTCACGTTCCCACGGGCACATTTCAATCACACAGACTACAGTAGAGCGCAAAGCAGACTATCCATTGTAGATCGAGAATAGTTTTTACTGATtgaatgggttggttttttttccagacataaaGTGTCATAATTGAGATCGCTATCTAGTGGTGGCACTGAGGGTAAAAAATAAGCATTGAAAatgaacctttcttttttttcgttGTAAAGTTCATGCTTTATTTTCCgtcttcacatttcttttaaggtttttttgtggtttttttttaatgactgttcTGTTGTACACTGCCAAAAATTATACAGTGATGTCCATGGAACAAACCTGAAAAATCACTGAACATGAATGAACACGGGCAATAAAATTAAACCCAATTTAGTACTGGGAACATTTATCTTTCCTTGCTAAACgctgttttttctttatacaaaGATGAATTTTCCATGCAATTCTTAACTAAATTTGCATTAGATACGAATACCgactaaaactaaaaaaaaaccaaacaaacaaaaaaacccaaacagattgCAGGtatgaaattaatcttttattaCTAAGAAATCCCTGCTATGATCCTCATAGCCTAACCTTTGCCTACCCAGAAACGGTCCATGGTCTTGCAAGAACCTCTTAAGATTCAAGAccaagttgtttggttttttcagttgtttttttttttatacagggaGAAACAAAACCACCTTCCACAGCGGTTATACATAGTGGAGACAAATCTCACtatggaaagaaatgaaaaagcctaAAGCTTTTGGTGAAGAGCCATGGGCTAGTGTAGTTCTTTAGAGACCCACTTTACTTTGCAGTGGTGCCAGGGCTTACTCTTTAGGAGGGACAGAGGGAACAGTAAGGAAAGATGTTAATGAACAAACTAAGATTTCCTCCCAGAGCCTGGAAAGACAAGATTTTAGAGGTTTTACGACTAGATATtaaacagaaagattaaaaaatatccCTCATTCATAGCACTATGATTTGACACGGGTCACCTAACATGTCATGGAAAACCTGCCTGCTAACATGGAGCCTAGAAGAAAACGTGAGCTCTGATCAGTATCAGAATTTGTATCATGGTGTCTACAGACTTGAGCAGCTACAGTTTTAGAAAATTGAATCCTGTTACAAGTACCCACCGGCAGTGACATACTGAACAGTGCAGGCTTTGCTTGCATTCTCAAATTTAAGTGCTGTCGTACTCCTTCACCAAGTTAACCATGTTCTAGTAAAAATTTCTCATGTATCATGCTCTCTCACCAGCGAACATCTCTCCCTCCCCCATGTTAGGAGATGAAACTGTGGTATCTCTTTGTGACTACTTATACAGCAGAGCACTTCATGATACAATTTATCATAGGCTCTTTTAACACTACTTTGACAAAGCAAATACAGTGATTCAAACCACCCAGAGATCTGTGTTCATGTACTCACATGCTTCATGATCCCAGAGAACGTCTATTCCATCAATTACCTGCTCTTTTACCCAACTCTCTCAttagaaaaattattaatattgctATAAAACTTTCCAGGAAAACTCCTTAGCTCACAAAATAGTAACTGGAACATAAACCCCAGAGGCTGGAAGCAACGCTATGCAGTTATGTATGGCAAGTCCCATTTGGAAATGAAGTGGAAACCGTAACTAGAAACCTTGAAAAGGTCATTAAGTGACAACACATATCACATAGCTTGTAAATGATAGatgagagaaggaaagaacacTGTGTGACACACAGATAGCTGTGgcaaaattatcttcttttatCCCAATCTACATAAATAATGAATATGGTAGATATGGTGGAATAACATGCAATAAGGTTTGGTCTTCAAGTCATAGTTTTGATACCAAAGCAATGGTGGTCCTAAATTACACAGTAAGCCTGAATTTAACTAATAGGAGTCAGGGATGGTCTTGGCTACAGATGGGTCTGCCAAGCAACCCCAAAAGGAGTCCCTTCACCCTATTTCCTATGTCATGTCTTTTTCGGGATTTGGTTAGCAGTTAAAAATCACTGGTTGACTCCAAGACTAACACATTCTCTGACAGCCCTGGTACATAACAGTATGTGGATTCACAGCTCAGCGTCTTCAACGGGTGATGAAGGAAAAGCACAAGGATGATGGACAACTGATGACAAACCACACAGATCTGTAAAAGCCCTGTTAGCCTTTCTGCTAATCCAAACCAACATCCCGGATGGATAAATAATAGAAAGTAAAAAAGTTTCCCTCTGTTAGATATAGCGACTTGGACTTACGATGGGATTATGACGGGTAAAGTCAACAACTGTTCCAAATGCATTAAAGAAGCATTTCTCTAAAACATGCAAGACAGTCATTCTGAAAAAACAATACTGGAGGGAATAGGGATTAACAGTAGTGCCATGTCTCTAGGAACACTTAGAAATTGCCTGgattttctactgaaaattaaaaaagtcaACGGCAAAACTATTTATTTGgtatcatgttttcttttgacaAAAGCAGCTACTTCAGATTTTAAATAGGGTAATAAATAATCTAGACAGGATAACTAGTAGCATTAATTATTGATATACTCTACCTGGAACTTGGCTGTCTCAATAAACTCAAAACATTCTGGGAAATAGGAGGTAATATCAGTTTCTGGGAGGTCCAGAATAGAAATAGTCTTGTATGTAAAGTCATCGAGGAAGGCATTTTGTACTCCATATGCCACATTTAGAACATGAGTAacctaatttaaagaaaaaaagggggggggggagaaaaaggcattttctgaaGACAGCAAGCAAAATCAGCAATAGCAAAGGTGGATTATTCTTTAAGCATCCACAGATTGTAACTTACACAACTGCATCATTCAGGTTTACATACATATGCTGTCTATGGTGTGCTTTTCTCTGAGCAAAATTTTACTGCATATTAAAATACATTGTGATAAATTTCAGCTTTCTTCCTTtgagaggaaatgaaaagatCTGTGCTCAACCAAACACAGCCTAAAGTAAGGATTTTCAACAGAAAAGGGAGTCATCAGCGcacagatggaaaataaaagagaaagcaatagGAATGAGAGCACAGACCACCCAACAGTCCCCCAAATTTCAAGCCTGCCCTAACCCACCAGCTTAATGTTCCTCCCACTGAGTTACCACAGACTGGAGCAGGATATCAGAGTGAACTACACCTGCGCTTTGTCAGGCGAGGCCACCGctggcctcctgccacctttgctcTGCCCAGGCTATAGGTTATTTTAACTTACAGTGAAGTGACATTTAGGTGGCACCAGGTGTCAGACTGGTGCACTCCCTGTCCTGCAAGAGCACCACTGTCCGAAGGCCTTATCACCCCATTACTCTAACAGAGAAGagtaaaaaagaacaaagttcGGGACAGACttggagctgctgctttgtttttcctgtctcACCAACCCCTATGAGGCAAGGTGGCCTGACGCTGCTTAGTGCCTGAGACTGAAACGCGCGTGGCAATGCGGGAATCTGACCATTAAAGAGCTCTAAACAATCATTATTAGTCTGGCAGCAAACCATTTCGGCTTCTCGCGAAGCTCACaggcatccatccatccatccggaAACGCAGCAGCCTCTTAAACATGCAAAACGcaataccatttttcttaaagTTACTTGAGAATACTTCAGCATTTTtcaacttagaaaaaaaaaaaagaaagaaatccactAGCGAGCGCCGTGGATGAGCGACGCGTGCTGATCTCCGCCTAACGGTACCTTGTGCTTCCTCATGGTCTCCAGGTCGTGCGCCGCGTCCTGCGACCCTGCAGACAAAGCCAGCCGGTTGACACGCTAAACTCCCGCTCCCGGAAGGCGGCACCGCCGCTCCGGGAAGCTCCTGGACCCGTCGTGTTCCATCTCCCCCGCCCCGGTTCGCTTCGCGGGACGAACCGCAGCCTTTCGAGCGGCGGCCCCCCCCGGACCCCTGTCCCGGCGAGGCAGGACAAGgcgcgccgccaccgccccggggcCTCTCGCCGCTGCCCCCGGTCCCACTCACCCAGCAGCAACCAGGGCTTCACCACGCCGACCTGGAGGTCGGCGCTGAGGTCCGGTACgtagccgccgccgccgccaggaGCCACCTCCTCGTCCTCCACCACCTGCAGGCAGGCGCCGCGCCACGTCTCGATAATTCTCCGTCCGGTCAGCGTCGTCACGCGGGTGCGCTGCTTCCGCAGGTTGGCCCTAGAGAAGCTGCGGATCTCCTGGGCGAGGGAGTGCATGGCCCGGGCACCGACCACCGCCAGCCACCACCCGAGCCggtcccctcaccctcctccagcCGCTGCACCAGCCCGCCCGCCATTGGCTGAGCGCCGGCGGCCCTCATTGGCTGCTGGCCCCGCGAGGGCGGGGCCTCGGCGCGCAGTCGCAAGGGCGCGCGGAAAGGGCTCCCCTGCGCTGTGAGGGGCGGTGAGGtcgcggcgggcggaggggctgCGTGGGCCCCGGCCTCCCCCGCCCGGTTTCGCGGTGGGCTCGGGCCGTTTCCGGGACTGGGCACCGCGGCCTTCCTTTTCCCTCGCTGTGGGAAACGAGCTCCCTGCGAGGCGTTCGGCTGGTCCCGGAGAGCTAAGGGCGGTCGGGTCTGCGGTGGCGTCGGTCGGAGATGTGCCgatgctttttcttttagtaCTTCCAAGCCTGTGAGAAAGGTTTGGGTTCGCCTAAAACTTCGGAGTTTTAAGCACTTGTTAAGTTATTATTTCTGGGGTTTTGGTCTGCCGGTAGAGAATGCAGCAGATGTAGTTAAAGCAGTCTTTCAATAGAAAAtgcccattttttaaataagtgctgctgttttggaaaacaaatcaTGCAGCAATGCCAGGCCGGCCGTAGTTGGGACTTGCTTCATGGGAAGCATGGGAAAGTATTATAAGcagttaaatggaaaatattagaattaaatgCTCCTTCCCCACCCGCCCAAGTCACTGGGCTAGTGACCAAACGCTAAACAAAATCACTTCTTGTGTTTACCAAAGAGGCAAAATACGAAGAAAAGGGAGGTGAGGTGAGGCTGGTTTTCTGTTATTCCTCAGTCACTAGAACTCACGTTTTCATGTGTTCTCTATTATTTGGAATGTTACACAGCTAGTACATAAGTATGTGAAATTTGTGCCTGTGAAGTGAAATGGTAGTACTTAAACTCTGcaagaaatacatttcagtttttaaCAGTCCTCCAAGCCGGTTCTTAGAATAAGGATGTATTACTACAGCACTTCCCCTCTGATGTTATAATGTTCCTCAAACCTATGCTGGCAGGATATGATGACTCTGAAAAGATCCTTCTGATAGTTCCCTAGAATGCAGTACAGAACAAAGGCAACTTAATTCCATGTAAAGAGGTCTGCTATGCCACATCAATTCAAGAAGCGGAGAACAGTGTTAGGAACTGCAGGAGCATCAGTTATTTCTAGGAATGCCAGAGGCAATATTCTCACAGGAATTAGACATAGAATCAAGTTCATCTGAAAAAGGCAGAATACCCTGCACACTGGAAAAGCAAGGGTCTAAACCAAGACATAAAAATCAAGGAGGATGCTTAGGACAGGGGGAGGAACCGAACAGAGATTTGGGCTGAATCAGACATCAAGGTAGCAAAGGTGCCAAACACAAGGTTCCAGGACAAAACATAATTCTCAGCAATCAGTTTCTgcaacaaaaattaaattttaaatacaagtagGAGGTTTTGCAACATTCTGCATGGTAGGAGTGTATTCAGTAGCCTCTCTGAAAGTGGGCTGTGGTTCATAGCAGTTAACTTAAAACAGTAATGATGTAGAAGTTGATTCATTCATTTTTGTTAAGGTCTACTCAATAATTTTGATGCAACTGATCAGAAGACAGCAACGGAGAGCTTTAGATCTGTGGGTTAAACTAGCAGTTGCATAGTATTTCACGGCTGTTTTTTTCAAGCTGCATTGGCTTGCTACAGGTGTCCCTGTGAAAGACCAAGAATAGTAGGGTATCCCACAAGAAAGCGGAGAGCCTCATGCGTCAGGAAATTGGCAAGACCGGAGCAAAATCTGCTTGCAGTCCAGACCCAGAAGCCTGCCATTAGAGTAGCAAGGCTGTAGGATGTGTTTTGTAACCAGCTTCTGCCCCATACCATGACAATGGGGCATGCTCTGTAAGCGTTTGCAAGACAGCTCTGACAGATCTGTAAGACACTTGCATTAAACTTAGTAATACAACTACGTGTTGCTTCTTAACCCCTGAAGAAGAGTCTGCAATATGTGTGGACATGGAAAGGTAGCCGATTCCAAAGTAATTGATTCATTTTCTGCTAGGAATGTTTATCGTTGCTATAACTACTTTAAACACCAGAGGTCACTACGGGACGTAAAATCTGTTCTATTATCTCTTTGACATCCAAATATTCTGCAGATGTTTATATGCGGAATTAGTGTATTATTATCTAATTAGTGTGTCCGTATCATGAGCACTAGATCTAGCCTGGATATTTGTAGACACTATTTTTTGTGATGCAGGCATTTACATGCTGCTGTCAAGTTTTTCATACTTCCCATTACAAGATAGAAGATAATAATCAGATTAGAGATTAAAATTGGGATCTCAGTTCTCAGATGAACACTTCCTCTTGCGTGCTTTGCTGAGGGTAGAAAACTTCTCTAAAGATATGGCAGGAGCTGGATGCTGCCTCCACTTCATTGGTTGAATGCATTTATGGTACTGCTGGGTCTTCGGATTTTGAATAAGCTACCTACCAATGCAAATGCGGTAGAGCTTTAAGTAATTTTTAAGTTtatgtttcttctgttttgtctgtCAAGAAATTCAGCAGAACCTGTTCTAGTGGCATAAACTAAGAAATGTGCAACATAGACACTAATTattacagaaagcagcttgtACACATTCGGAAAGCTCATATGACAATACATCATCtctctgctgtgtttgtttccttccactattcattttggttttggtACTGCCTGTACTTATCAATGCAAAAGAGCTAGCTTCTGTCAGAGAAATGATAACCAGGCATTCCAGATAGCTGAGAAACCAGCCTTGCACTCTGAAGAACGCATATGTTAGAGGGTTGAACTTGATTGTAAAATGCACCAAAAACTGAGAGTTGATTGCTTATATCAGTATTTTAACTGAAGCGGAAAGTCAAACCCTAATTAGTTCGTTAATTGCATCGCATTTCAAACTGCAATAACCAGATGAGTTTGAAGAGTAAGAGTAATGGGGCAAAAATCAAAATATTGTCAGCTAACATCTAACTAATAATACAAAGCTCTGCTGCAGACTGTATACTCATTAGTTGAAAATAACTGAGAAGTTGAAAATGCATGCACTGGTTGGTCACAGGAGGACTGTGAATCATGAATGTAGCGTGGTGATGAGAAGGGAAAGCATGACCATAGATTACATCAGGAGGTATTTGAAATAGGGAAAGGGAAATAATAATGCTATTGTATAAAGTTTTAATAAGCCTTTTCTGAAGTGCATTGTGCTATTTGGGGATGACTCTATTTAAGAAAGATGATCTCATACTTGAAACAAGTGCAAAAAAATAGCTAAAAGCTTAAATTGCACTATATATGTGAGACTCTCATCAAAGCAGTCTGTGGTACTTGGACCCCTTGGGACAGGCAGCTCCTGTCCATACTGACTTGAGCAGGAGTAGCATAGTAACTATTTCACCACCATTTATGCCAATGCACATGTGAGCACTTCTAGCAGTGACTTGTCTGCCTCATACACTCCGGAATGGTGTCCCACACGCAGAGCAGAGGCCCTTACCTGACGCAGAGTCTCAGTTTCAGCTGTGCAAAGTTGTAAAGACATGATGCCTACTCCTGCTGTCTTTCCTATTTCTGAGGAAGGCAGCAGTTTGGAGGCATAAGTTCAGGATCACTCACATCCTAAGCAACTGGGCAAGAGGGTACATGGGAGGATGGCTGGAGCATGGCATgctagagacaaaaaaaaatatattacatttctCTTCAGAGGCATTTGGTTTGGCACGTGTCTGTGTTCCATACCGTTTCCCTCCTGTAGAGAGGTTTTGGCTGAGAGACAGCCGCTGATTTGTTCTCATTCATTTGTTTTCAATCCTTTAGACTTGTCTACATCTGGTAGGCATGGAAAGAATATTCTGGAAGAAAACTAGAGCCCCAGCAAAGTGAGAGTGAAGTTGATGGAGAATGACTTGTCCTCTTCTCCAGCCTCGTTGTGTATCTTTGTCCCGTATCCTGAATGAGGATGCAGACACTACCTCTTCTGTCCTGGTGTACATTAACATGCCTGGAAGATCTGTCTTAAGTGGGATCCTGACTGGGAAGCGAAACATATGACCTCAAAAAGCTACTTAAAAGTGTAGACAAAATCCTGAAGTGTCATTTtacaaggaagaaagaatttGTAGCAAAGCCTCTTCTGGAACTGAATATAGTGAAGAGTGAAAAGTCTGCAGGGATTCTCAGTTTTGTGTACTGAGATCACTACATCACTGAGGTGAGCCATATAGGCTTAAGAAACTGTAAGTTTGCCAATTATtgtagtgtggttttttttcttctaggatgGCAGGAAAAAAGGGTGAAGGCAGGGGCAGATTGTTAAGTATATGGCATTTTAAAAGTGTTGCTGTAGTACTTGGTCTAAATGGGGAAAGTTATGGGAAGCAGGACCACGCTGAAGGCTGCCTACAGGATGTTATCAAAACAAAAAGTTGACAGGGCATTCCTGGGCGTATTGCTGCAGTTGCACGTACTGTGACCCGGCGGTTAGTGAGCCGGGCTTCAGTATcaggtgtgtgtttgtttgtggaTTTCTGGCTCTGCCAGTTTGTAACACATTAGAAGCACTAGGCCCTGCTGTCTAAACAATGTGCAGTTACTCCTATGCGGGAACGGGGTGAGGCCAGAGGTGGTGGGAGTCGTCTTTGAAGTTTTTGTGTGCTTTGGTTCTACATAATCGTGGCGCTCATTTACTGCTGCAAAGGGTTTCCCATTGTAGGGGCTACTATATATCCTAAGCACACATTTATATAGCCTCTCTTCCTATACGCCTTTAACATACAAATCAAAACATCCGTTAAAGCTACGCTTCTAATGTATGCTACATCATTCTTGACCGGCTTTACCTATGTAGTGTTTCTTCAGGTGAGAGCAGAGGATGCATCTTGGTCAAGCATGGAAATAGAGCCAGTTCC from Rissa tridactyla isolate bRisTri1 chromosome 7, bRisTri1.patW.cur.20221130, whole genome shotgun sequence harbors:
- the DUSP19 gene encoding dual specificity protein phosphatase 19, whose protein sequence is MHSLAQEIRSFSRANLRKQRTRVTTLTGRRIIETWRGACLQVVEDEEVAPGGGGGYVPDLSADLQVGVVKPWLLLGSQDAAHDLETMRKHKVTHVLNVAYGVQNAFLDDFTYKTISILDLPETDITSYFPECFEFIETAKFQDGVVLVHCNAGVSRAAAVVIGFLMNSERLSFARAFSIVKNARPAACPNPGFMEQLHKYQEQNIKANGSINDHD